A single region of the Leisingera thetidis genome encodes:
- a CDS encoding MBL fold metallo-hydrolase: MRAFLCLLWLILCAGALQAQERRQSHCIALARQTPGLEYLNKAAWQEPVAQDSVHIRYIAHASFLLRTEGGLKVVTDFTGFTGAAPLIPDVVTMNHAHETHWTAHPDPAIPHVLPGWGPAGAGIEHHLDLGEMLIRNVSTDIRNMFGGVEARGNSIFVFEAAGLCIGHLGHLHHVPTPEQFAALGRLDVVMAAVDGGITLPLDQMLEVLGRLRSSVIIPMHWFSDTSLERFLARTGPAFDVVDTGGSALSVSLRSLPSRPTIHVLRPRHLLEEE; the protein is encoded by the coding sequence ATGCGCGCGTTCCTCTGTCTCCTTTGGCTGATCCTCTGTGCCGGTGCCTTGCAGGCGCAGGAGCGGCGTCAGAGCCATTGCATTGCACTGGCCCGGCAAACCCCCGGCCTGGAGTATCTGAACAAGGCCGCCTGGCAGGAGCCGGTTGCTCAGGACAGCGTGCATATCCGCTATATCGCCCATGCCTCCTTTCTGCTGCGCACCGAAGGCGGGCTGAAGGTCGTTACCGATTTCACCGGCTTCACCGGCGCCGCGCCGCTGATCCCGGATGTCGTCACCATGAATCATGCCCATGAAACCCACTGGACCGCACATCCGGATCCCGCGATTCCGCATGTGCTGCCCGGCTGGGGCCCGGCCGGCGCCGGGATCGAGCACCACCTCGACCTCGGCGAGATGCTGATCCGCAATGTCTCCACCGATATCCGCAACATGTTCGGCGGCGTCGAGGCGCGCGGCAACTCGATCTTCGTGTTCGAGGCCGCAGGCCTGTGCATCGGACATCTGGGCCATCTGCACCACGTGCCCACACCGGAGCAATTCGCCGCACTCGGGCGGCTCGACGTGGTGATGGCGGCGGTGGACGGCGGCATCACCCTGCCGCTGGATCAGATGCTCGAAGTGCTGGGGCGGCTGCGGTCCTCGGTCATCATTCCGATGCATTGGTTCAGCGACACCTCGCTGGAGCGCTTCCTGGCCCGGACCGGCCCCGCGTTCGATGTGGTGGACACCGGCGGCAGCGCGCTGAGCGTCTCGCTGCGCAGCCTGCCCAGCCGCCCCACCATCCATGTGCTGCGGCCAAGGCACCTGCTGGAGGAAGAGTGA
- a CDS encoding FAD-binding oxidoreductase has translation MSLNPADPAFAARLSALLPEGVLRVPEPRYLEEPRGRFHGQAGVLALPQNVEQVSILIREANAALVPVVPYGGGTGLVGGQVMPDGPAPLVLSLERMAAIRSVYPQENVLIAEAGAILADVQAAARAADRLFPLSLAAEGSARIGGNLSTNAGGVGVLRYGNARDLCLGLEAVLPSGQIWHGLSRLRKDNTGYDLKNLLVGAEGTLGVITAAALKLSPVPAQTGTAVFTVSDPQAAISLLALARDQAGEAVSAFELMHRQGLEFLAEALPQVRQPFDPAPEWCVLIELGLPRGLNAEEALEELFAAAHGAGLAPDGVIAQSEAQRQALWSVREHIPVANKAIGSVSSHDISVPVSEIPAFIDRGREAVAGLGAFRINCFGHLGDGNLHYNVFPPLGRRREDFDGLRGAVAEAVHDLVHAFGGSFSAEHGVGRMKTGDLERYGGPAKLAAMRAIKQALDPNGIMNPGAVLRTV, from the coding sequence ATGAGCCTCAATCCCGCCGATCCCGCCTTTGCCGCCCGTCTCTCCGCCCTGCTGCCCGAGGGCGTGCTGCGCGTGCCCGAGCCGCGCTACCTGGAGGAGCCGCGCGGGCGGTTTCATGGACAGGCGGGGGTGCTGGCGCTGCCGCAGAACGTGGAGCAGGTCTCGATCCTGATCCGCGAGGCCAATGCTGCCCTTGTGCCGGTGGTGCCCTACGGCGGCGGCACCGGGTTGGTCGGCGGCCAGGTGATGCCGGACGGCCCTGCGCCGCTGGTGCTGTCGCTGGAGCGGATGGCCGCAATCCGGTCGGTTTACCCGCAGGAGAATGTCCTGATCGCCGAGGCCGGCGCGATTCTGGCGGATGTGCAGGCAGCGGCGCGGGCGGCGGACCGCCTGTTCCCGCTTTCGCTGGCGGCAGAAGGCTCGGCCCGGATCGGCGGCAACCTCTCGACCAATGCCGGCGGGGTCGGTGTGCTGCGCTACGGCAATGCCCGCGACCTCTGCCTGGGGCTGGAGGCAGTGCTGCCGTCAGGGCAGATCTGGCACGGGCTGTCGCGGCTGAGGAAGGATAACACCGGCTATGACCTGAAAAACCTCCTGGTTGGGGCCGAGGGCACACTGGGCGTGATCACCGCCGCCGCGCTGAAACTGTCGCCGGTCCCGGCTCAGACGGGCACCGCGGTCTTCACCGTCAGCGATCCGCAAGCCGCCATTTCACTGCTGGCGCTGGCCCGCGACCAGGCCGGCGAGGCTGTCAGCGCCTTTGAGCTGATGCACCGGCAGGGGCTGGAGTTCCTGGCAGAAGCCCTGCCGCAGGTTCGCCAGCCCTTTGATCCGGCACCGGAATGGTGTGTGCTGATCGAGCTGGGGCTGCCGCGCGGGCTGAATGCGGAAGAGGCTCTGGAGGAGCTGTTTGCAGCAGCCCATGGCGCAGGGCTGGCGCCGGATGGCGTGATTGCCCAGTCCGAAGCCCAGCGGCAGGCGCTGTGGTCGGTGCGCGAGCACATTCCGGTGGCCAACAAGGCCATCGGCTCGGTGTCCAGCCACGACATCTCGGTGCCGGTCTCTGAGATTCCTGCTTTCATCGACCGGGGCCGCGAAGCGGTGGCGGGTCTGGGGGCCTTCCGCATCAACTGCTTCGGTCATCTGGGAGATGGCAACTTGCACTATAATGTCTTTCCGCCCTTGGGCCGGAGGCGTGAGGATTTCGACGGTCTGCGCGGGGCGGTGGCGGAAGCGGTGCATGATCTGGTTCATGCCTTCGGCGGTTCGTTCAGCGCCGAACACGGGGTGGGGCGGATGAAGACCGGCGATCTGGAACGCTACGGCGGTCCGGCCAAGCTGGCCGCGATGCGCGCCATCAAGCAGGCGCTGGACCCGAACGGGATCATGAATCCCGGCGCGGTGCTCAGGACCGTCTGA
- a CDS encoding adenine phosphoribosyltransferase, whose product MPKKPAVKDYIRTIVDFPHEGIMFRDVTTLFADPRGFRMAIDQMLHPYAGERIDKVVGLEARGFILGGAIAHQLSVGFVPIRKKGKLPGTTISQDYKLEYGEAIVEIHDDAIKPGEKVLMVDDLLATGGTAGAGIKLIERLGGEIVSCAFIVDLPELGGRRLLEDMGMDVHVLCEFEGL is encoded by the coding sequence ATGCCCAAAAAGCCCGCCGTCAAGGATTACATCCGCACCATTGTCGACTTCCCGCATGAAGGGATCATGTTCCGCGACGTGACCACCCTGTTTGCCGACCCGCGCGGCTTCCGCATGGCGATCGACCAGATGCTGCACCCCTATGCGGGCGAGCGGATTGACAAGGTGGTCGGGCTCGAGGCGCGCGGCTTCATTCTGGGCGGCGCCATTGCGCACCAGCTGAGCGTCGGCTTTGTGCCGATCCGCAAGAAAGGCAAGCTGCCCGGCACAACCATCAGCCAGGACTACAAGCTGGAATACGGCGAGGCGATCGTCGAGATCCATGACGATGCGATCAAACCGGGCGAGAAAGTGCTGATGGTCGATGACCTGCTGGCCACCGGCGGCACCGCAGGCGCCGGCATCAAGCTGATCGAGCGGCTGGGCGGCGAGATCGTCTCCTGCGCCTTCATCGTCGATCTGCCCGAACTGGGCGGCCGCAGGCTGCTGGAGGATATGGGCATGGACGTGCATGTGCTCTGCGAGTTCGAAGGCCTTTGA
- a CDS encoding S-methyl-5'-thioadenosine phosphorylase, producing MIAVIGGSGIYEIDGLEGAEWVSVETPWGAPSDHILTGTLGGVKMAFLPRHGRGHVHSPTEVPYRANIDALKRMGVTDVFSVSACGSFREEMAPGDFVIVDQFIDRTFAREKSFFGTGCVAHVSVAHPTCERLSDAAETAGRDAGIKIHRGGTYLCMEGPQFSSMAESKLYREQWSCDVIGMTNMPEAKLAREAELCYASIAMVTDYDSWHPDHGAVDITDIIATLQGNSANARELVRRLPALLGQERADCPHGCDKALEHAIMTAPAKRSPELLAKLDAVAGRVLG from the coding sequence ATGATTGCCGTGATCGGCGGCTCGGGCATTTACGAGATCGACGGGCTGGAGGGCGCCGAATGGGTCTCGGTGGAAACCCCCTGGGGGGCACCGTCGGACCATATCCTGACCGGCACCTTGGGCGGCGTGAAGATGGCCTTCCTGCCCCGCCACGGCCGCGGCCATGTGCATTCCCCGACCGAGGTCCCCTACCGTGCCAATATCGACGCGCTGAAGCGGATGGGGGTGACGGACGTTTTCTCGGTCTCCGCCTGCGGATCGTTCCGCGAGGAAATGGCGCCGGGAGATTTCGTCATCGTCGATCAGTTCATCGACCGGACCTTCGCGCGCGAGAAAAGCTTCTTCGGCACCGGCTGCGTCGCCCATGTGAGCGTCGCACACCCGACCTGCGAACGGCTGTCGGACGCGGCGGAAACGGCAGGCAGGGATGCCGGCATCAAGATCCACCGCGGCGGCACCTACCTGTGCATGGAAGGGCCGCAGTTCTCCTCGATGGCAGAGTCGAAACTCTACCGCGAGCAATGGAGCTGCGACGTGATCGGGATGACCAACATGCCCGAAGCCAAGCTCGCCCGCGAGGCTGAGCTCTGCTATGCCTCGATCGCCATGGTGACCGACTACGACAGCTGGCACCCGGACCACGGCGCCGTGGATATCACCGACATCATCGCCACGCTGCAGGGAAACTCCGCCAACGCCCGCGAGCTGGTGCGCCGCCTGCCTGCCCTGCTGGGCCAGGAGCGCGCGGATTGCCCGCATGGCTGCGACAAGGCGCTGGAACATGCGATCATGACTGCACCGGCAAAGCGCAGCCCTGAGCTTCTGGCCAAGCTGGACGCCGTGGCAGGCCGGGTTCTGGGCTGA
- a CDS encoding PRC-barrel domain-containing protein: MKTLLLSTALAAVTAFPALAADAKSMFRTEAGPQEIHASEFIGMRVYRAEAADADEYEGVQEGWDDIGEINDVVLSRDGTVEAVLVDIGGFLGMGENQVAVEMDAIRFVSDSATQEDVSDFFLVLNAPRDVLEEAPAYEMSSSHDQTGAGAEAVASSETAGASAKTDTEMSAEAEMSSEDSAAAGLDTTATADTSSESENMSDAGTVGDTATAIRTPVQRDGYVTAEETDLTAETLTGAAAYDANDEWIGEVSELLLTDDGKVKAAVVDVGGFLGIGEKPVKLELSQMDILRAGDGTDIRVYISMTEEELKSLPDYEG; this comes from the coding sequence ATGAAGACGTTGCTGCTTTCCACGGCGCTTGCCGCCGTGACAGCCTTCCCTGCGCTTGCGGCCGATGCCAAAAGCATGTTCCGCACCGAAGCCGGACCGCAGGAAATTCACGCATCCGAATTCATCGGGATGCGCGTCTACCGCGCTGAAGCTGCCGATGCCGACGAGTATGAAGGCGTTCAGGAGGGGTGGGACGATATTGGCGAGATCAACGATGTTGTTCTCAGCCGTGACGGTACAGTCGAAGCCGTGCTCGTCGATATCGGCGGGTTCCTCGGCATGGGCGAAAACCAGGTAGCGGTCGAGATGGACGCAATCCGCTTTGTGTCCGACAGCGCGACCCAGGAGGATGTCTCCGATTTCTTCCTGGTGCTGAATGCCCCGCGTGACGTGCTGGAGGAAGCTCCGGCTTACGAGATGTCCAGCAGCCATGACCAGACCGGCGCCGGCGCGGAAGCTGTTGCAAGCAGCGAGACCGCTGGTGCATCGGCCAAAACCGATACAGAAATGTCTGCGGAAGCCGAAATGTCTTCCGAAGATTCTGCCGCTGCCGGGTTGGATACCACGGCCACAGCGGACACGTCTTCAGAGTCGGAAAATATGTCTGACGCCGGAACCGTCGGCGATACGGCCACGGCAATCCGGACGCCGGTCCAGCGTGACGGTTACGTGACTGCGGAAGAGACCGATCTCACCGCGGAAACGCTGACAGGCGCGGCGGCCTATGACGCCAACGACGAATGGATCGGCGAGGTGTCCGAACTGCTGCTCACCGACGATGGCAAGGTCAAGGCGGCCGTTGTGGATGTCGGCGGTTTTCTCGGCATCGGCGAAAAGCCGGTGAAGCTTGAGCTGTCGCAGATGGACATTCTGCGGGCCGGCGATGGCACTGACATTCGCGTCTACATCTCGATGACCGAAGAGGAACTGAAATCCCTGCCGGACTACGAGGGCTGA
- a CDS encoding SulP family inorganic anion transporter, producing the protein MRRAAMALLAKQISPPNLSIMQDEGFTVARVRTELLSGLTVALALVPEAVAFAFVAGVHPLVGLYAAFMVGLITAVFGGRPGMISGATGALAVVMVALVAQHGVEYLFATVVLMGILQIIAGVMHWGKFIRLVPHPVMLGFVNGLAIVIFLAQLTQFKVPGTDGAEWLSGASLFMMLGLVALTMLIIWGTPKITSVIPAPLAGIGIVAVLVIAMGLDVPRVGDMASIEGGFPAFHNPFGSGEGLYGTALAPFTLETLWIILPYAVILAAIGLIESLLTLNLVGEITGKRGGASQECIAQGASNVVTGFFGGMGGCAMIGQSMINVKSGGRTRIAGIAAALFLLAFIVVASPLIEQIPLAALVGVMFMVVIGTFAWNSLKIMTKVPPMDAFVIVLVTVVTVMTDLAIAVVVGVIVSALAYAWNNARRIHAYTRESATDKGAKVYEIEGPLFFGSTDGFIELFDVAGDPDRVIVDFARSRVVDQSALQAIETLAGKYEAEGKKLVLRHLSRDCHQLLTKAGHLMVDSDDDPEYELAVDYSVRTGILGGH; encoded by the coding sequence ATGAGACGCGCAGCCATGGCTTTGCTGGCCAAGCAGATTTCCCCGCCAAATCTTTCCATCATGCAGGACGAGGGCTTTACCGTCGCGCGTGTGCGCACCGAGCTGTTGTCCGGCCTGACGGTGGCGCTGGCGCTGGTGCCGGAGGCGGTGGCCTTTGCCTTTGTCGCCGGGGTGCATCCGCTGGTCGGGCTTTATGCGGCGTTCATGGTCGGGCTGATCACCGCGGTGTTCGGCGGCCGTCCGGGCATGATTTCCGGCGCGACGGGTGCGCTGGCTGTGGTGATGGTGGCGCTGGTGGCGCAGCACGGGGTCGAGTACCTGTTTGCCACCGTGGTCCTGATGGGGATCCTGCAGATCATTGCCGGCGTCATGCACTGGGGCAAGTTCATCCGCCTGGTGCCGCATCCGGTGATGCTGGGGTTTGTGAATGGCCTCGCGATCGTGATCTTCCTGGCGCAGCTGACCCAATTCAAGGTGCCGGGCACCGATGGCGCGGAATGGCTGAGCGGCGCCTCGCTGTTTATGATGCTGGGGCTGGTGGCGCTGACCATGCTGATCATCTGGGGAACGCCGAAGATCACCAGCGTCATCCCGGCGCCGCTGGCGGGGATCGGCATCGTTGCGGTGCTGGTGATTGCCATGGGGCTGGATGTGCCGAGGGTCGGCGACATGGCCTCGATCGAGGGCGGCTTCCCGGCGTTCCATAACCCCTTTGGATCCGGTGAAGGGCTTTATGGCACGGCGCTGGCGCCGTTCACGCTGGAAACCCTGTGGATCATCCTGCCCTATGCGGTGATCCTGGCCGCAATCGGCCTGATCGAGAGCCTGCTGACGCTGAACCTGGTCGGCGAGATCACCGGCAAGCGCGGCGGTGCTTCGCAGGAATGCATTGCGCAAGGCGCCTCCAACGTGGTGACTGGCTTCTTTGGCGGCATGGGCGGCTGTGCGATGATCGGCCAGTCGATGATCAACGTGAAATCCGGCGGCCGGACCCGGATTGCCGGCATTGCCGCGGCGCTGTTCCTGCTGGCCTTCATCGTGGTGGCCTCGCCGCTGATCGAGCAGATCCCGCTGGCCGCTCTGGTCGGCGTGATGTTCATGGTGGTGATCGGCACCTTTGCCTGGAACTCGCTCAAGATCATGACCAAGGTGCCGCCGATGGATGCCTTTGTGATTGTGCTGGTGACCGTGGTCACGGTGATGACCGACCTGGCGATTGCAGTGGTGGTTGGCGTCATTGTTTCGGCGCTGGCCTATGCCTGGAACAACGCGCGCCGCATCCATGCCTATACCCGCGAGTCCGCAACCGACAAGGGGGCCAAGGTCTATGAGATCGAAGGGCCGCTGTTCTTCGGCTCTACCGACGGTTTCATCGAGCTGTTCGACGTGGCCGGCGATCCGGACCGGGTGATCGTCGACTTTGCCCGCAGCCGGGTGGTCGACCAGTCGGCGCTGCAGGCGATCGAAACTCTGGCCGGCAAGTATGAGGCCGAGGGCAAGAAGCTGGTGCTGCGCCACCTGAGCCGCGATTGCCACCAGCTGCTGACCAAAGCCGGGCATTTGATGGTCGATAGCGATGACGACCCGGAATACGAACTGGCGGTGGATTACTCGGTCAGGACCGGAATTCTGGGCGGCCACTGA
- a CDS encoding CatB-related O-acetyltransferase, with product MPLPDPSIRHPIILPDGTPHAGTVMLSQALDHPNIQAGDYSYASDFDPPRDWAQHLAPYLFPGARERLVIGRFCQIAHGVRFITSSANHAQEGLSCYPFPVFDPAQMAGFQPDTRDTVIGNDVWIGYGALILPGARIGDGAIIGAGAVLRGSVPPYAIVTGNPGTVQSYRFSKPQIARLLALKWWDWPPELISRAEPALLSGDLDMLETLAPD from the coding sequence ATGCCCCTGCCCGACCCTTCCATACGCCACCCGATCATCCTGCCGGACGGCACACCGCACGCCGGCACCGTGATGCTGAGCCAAGCGCTGGATCACCCGAACATCCAGGCGGGCGATTACAGCTATGCCTCCGATTTCGACCCGCCGCGGGACTGGGCGCAGCACCTGGCCCCGTATCTGTTCCCCGGCGCCCGCGAGCGCCTGGTGATCGGCCGTTTCTGCCAGATCGCCCACGGCGTCCGCTTCATCACCTCTTCGGCCAATCACGCGCAGGAGGGGCTGAGCTGCTACCCCTTCCCGGTGTTCGACCCGGCGCAGATGGCAGGCTTCCAGCCAGACACCCGCGATACGGTGATCGGCAACGATGTCTGGATTGGCTACGGCGCGCTGATTCTGCCCGGTGCGCGCATCGGCGACGGCGCCATCATCGGCGCCGGCGCCGTGCTGCGCGGTTCGGTGCCGCCTTACGCCATCGTCACCGGCAACCCCGGCACGGTGCAAAGCTACCGCTTCTCCAAACCGCAGATCGCCCGTCTGCTGGCACTGAAGTGGTGGGACTGGCCGCCCGAGCTGATCTCCCGCGCCGAACCGGCGCTGCTGTCCGGTGACCTCGACATGCTCGAAACCCTCGCCCCCGACTGA
- a CDS encoding flavin reductase family protein yields MFYRPEDGHGLPHNPFNAIVTPRPIGWISSRSAAGVNNLAPYSFFNAVAYTPPQVMFASTSAKPDQDGTKDSVANIEDTGVFCVNVVSYALRDAMNASSGALPKDVDEFAHAGLTAAECETIACARVAETPAALECRLTRIVTLPGEANKVVFGEVTGVHLRDDCLRDGVFDVTAFQPLARLGYRDYSVVRELFPLTRPDD; encoded by the coding sequence ATGTTCTACCGACCCGAAGACGGCCACGGCCTGCCCCACAACCCGTTCAACGCCATTGTCACGCCGCGGCCGATCGGCTGGATCTCCTCGCGCTCCGCTGCCGGGGTGAACAACCTGGCGCCCTATTCCTTCTTCAACGCTGTGGCCTACACGCCGCCGCAGGTGATGTTTGCCTCCACCAGCGCCAAACCGGACCAGGACGGCACCAAGGACAGCGTGGCCAATATCGAGGATACCGGCGTGTTCTGCGTCAACGTGGTGTCCTATGCGCTGCGCGATGCGATGAACGCCAGCTCCGGTGCGCTGCCCAAGGACGTGGACGAGTTCGCCCATGCGGGCCTGACTGCCGCCGAATGCGAGACCATTGCCTGCGCCCGCGTCGCCGAAACACCCGCTGCCTTGGAATGCAGGCTGACCCGAATCGTGACCCTGCCGGGCGAAGCGAACAAGGTGGTCTTCGGCGAGGTTACCGGCGTGCATCTGCGCGACGACTGCCTGCGCGATGGCGTCTTTGATGTCACCGCCTTCCAGCCGCTTGCCCGCCTCGGCTACCGCGACTATTCGGTGGTGCGCGAGCTGTTCCCGCTCACCCGTCCCGACGACTGA
- a CDS encoding GNAT family N-acetyltransferase: protein MRRQGSVIELMAEQPDDRWEVEALYDLCFAPGREALSSYRLRDGVLPVEGLSQVARDSDGILAAAIRFWPVLVGTAPALLLGPVAVHPTRQGEGLGGSLIRDSLAKAAETGWARVMLVGDAPYYQRFGFSRLDGAEMPPPTNPDRVLGLALQAGAWEGIQGQVSRWQG from the coding sequence ATGCGGAGGCAGGGCAGCGTGATCGAACTGATGGCAGAGCAGCCGGACGACCGGTGGGAGGTTGAGGCATTGTATGACCTGTGCTTTGCGCCGGGCCGCGAGGCGTTGTCGTCCTACCGTCTGCGCGACGGGGTGCTTCCGGTTGAGGGCCTCAGCCAGGTGGCGCGCGACAGCGACGGCATCCTGGCCGCGGCGATCCGGTTCTGGCCGGTTCTGGTCGGCACCGCGCCGGCGCTGCTGCTGGGGCCGGTTGCGGTGCACCCGACCCGCCAGGGCGAGGGGCTGGGCGGGTCTCTGATTCGCGACAGCCTGGCCAAGGCGGCGGAAACCGGCTGGGCGCGAGTGATGCTGGTGGGCGATGCGCCCTATTACCAGCGGTTCGGATTCTCCCGGCTTGATGGTGCGGAGATGCCGCCGCCGACCAACCCCGACCGGGTGCTGGGGCTTGCGTTGCAAGCGGGCGCCTGGGAGGGCATTCAGGGCCAGGTCAGCCGCTGGCAGGGTTGA
- a CDS encoding EcsC family protein, with amino-acid sequence MADVLIGARKITAQEIDTELDALAQRHRAAGGAGVGLLNRLGGSGESLLERLPAPVRAGLTGATETALRLAMKGASRSRRLVPDQKPGVDRVLSAAMGAAGGAAGLPGALVELPATTAFLLRTIQGAAAAEGFDPEAESVVFDCIQVFAAAGPLAEDDGADLGFVSVRLGLPGGLHKLIAQVAPKLGAVLGQKLAAQAVPIAGAVAGAAVNYVFAGYYREMAHVHFGLRRLAIEADRPQDELAARLRQRLQRADSG; translated from the coding sequence GTGGCAGATGTACTGATAGGCGCGCGGAAGATCACCGCGCAGGAAATCGATACCGAACTGGACGCGCTGGCACAGCGGCACCGCGCAGCGGGAGGGGCTGGCGTCGGCCTTTTGAACCGGCTGGGCGGCAGCGGCGAGAGCCTGCTGGAGCGGCTGCCGGCGCCGGTGCGCGCCGGGCTGACCGGCGCCACGGAAACCGCCTTGCGGCTGGCAATGAAGGGCGCCAGCCGGTCACGCCGCCTGGTGCCGGACCAGAAACCCGGCGTCGACCGGGTGCTGAGTGCCGCCATGGGGGCCGCCGGCGGGGCGGCAGGTCTGCCGGGGGCGCTGGTGGAACTGCCTGCGACCACGGCCTTTCTGCTGCGGACCATTCAGGGCGCTGCTGCGGCTGAGGGGTTTGACCCGGAGGCCGAAAGCGTGGTTTTCGATTGCATCCAGGTGTTTGCGGCGGCGGGCCCGCTGGCGGAGGACGATGGCGCGGATCTGGGCTTTGTCTCGGTGCGGCTGGGGCTGCCGGGCGGGCTGCACAAGCTGATTGCCCAGGTCGCACCCAAACTGGGCGCGGTGCTGGGGCAAAAGCTGGCAGCCCAGGCGGTGCCGATTGCCGGCGCGGTTGCCGGGGCTGCGGTGAATTACGTCTTTGCGGGATATTACCGGGAAATGGCGCATGTGCATTTCGGGCTGCGCCGCCTGGCCATCGAGGCGGACCGGCCGCAGGACGAACTGGCCGCCCGGCTGCGGCAGCGGCTGCAGCGCGCGGACAGCGGGTAG
- a CDS encoding DUF1178 family protein, giving the protein MIQYSLKCADGHSFDSWFQSAAAFDKLAAAGMVSCAVCGGSRVEKAVMAPRVRPGRTAVSAVGEPEPQAAAPAVPAPVPAAVAAGRREPGMLSRPSGEVEKAIAELRRKVEENSEYVGGRFVQEARAMHLGEAPERAIHGEAKLEDARELIEDGVPVMPLPFRPGRKSN; this is encoded by the coding sequence ATGATTCAATACAGCCTCAAATGCGCCGATGGCCACAGCTTTGACAGCTGGTTCCAGTCGGCTGCGGCTTTTGACAAGCTGGCGGCGGCCGGGATGGTGTCCTGTGCGGTCTGCGGCGGCAGCCGGGTGGAGAAAGCCGTCATGGCGCCACGGGTGCGGCCGGGACGCACGGCAGTGTCTGCGGTGGGGGAACCAGAGCCGCAGGCAGCCGCGCCTGCCGTTCCGGCTCCGGTTCCGGCAGCTGTCGCGGCAGGGCGCCGGGAACCCGGCATGCTGAGCCGCCCCTCGGGAGAGGTGGAAAAAGCGATCGCAGAGCTGCGCAGGAAGGTCGAGGAAAACTCCGAATACGTCGGCGGCCGTTTTGTGCAGGAGGCACGGGCCATGCACCTCGGCGAAGCGCCGGAGCGGGCGATCCATGGCGAGGCAAAGCTGGAAGACGCGCGGGAACTGATCGAGGACGGCGTGCCGGTGATGCCGCTGCCGTTCCGGCCCGGGCGCAAATCGAACTGA
- a CDS encoding SDR family oxidoreductase produces MHAVVTGTSRGIGKELVKRLQEAGYEVTGTSRDHSSGVKLDVSDPGQQARFAAQIRNRPVDLLVCNAGVYIDKAMGLEDYSAEVWAKTLAANVTGVFLTVQAMLPNLRLAEEPKIAILSSQMASQSRAPGGSYAYRASKAAALNIGRNLATDLKPEGIAVGIYHPGWVRTDMGGCDGDITVAESVAGLIDEFAVLNLDTTGCFHTWDGRIHPY; encoded by the coding sequence ATGCATGCAGTTGTGACTGGAACCAGCCGCGGCATCGGCAAAGAGCTGGTGAAACGGCTGCAGGAGGCGGGGTATGAGGTGACGGGCACGTCCCGGGATCATTCCTCCGGGGTGAAGCTGGATGTCTCCGACCCCGGCCAGCAGGCGCGTTTCGCTGCCCAGATCCGGAACCGGCCGGTGGATCTGCTGGTCTGCAATGCCGGGGTCTATATCGACAAGGCGATGGGGCTTGAGGACTACTCGGCCGAGGTCTGGGCGAAGACCCTGGCGGCCAATGTGACCGGCGTGTTCCTGACCGTGCAGGCGATGCTGCCCAATCTGCGGCTGGCGGAAGAGCCGAAGATTGCCATTCTGTCGTCGCAGATGGCCAGCCAGTCGCGCGCACCGGGCGGCAGCTATGCCTACCGCGCCTCCAAGGCGGCGGCGCTCAATATCGGGCGCAACCTGGCCACGGATCTGAAGCCCGAGGGAATTGCCGTGGGCATCTACCATCCGGGATGGGTGCGCACCGATATGGGCGGTTGCGATGGCGATATCACGGTGGCAGAGTCCGTCGCCGGGCTGATCGATGAGTTTGCGGTGCTGAACCTGGACACCACCGGCTGTTTCCACACTTGGGACGGCCGCATTCACCCCTACTGA